From the Lactuca sativa cultivar Salinas chromosome 9, Lsat_Salinas_v11, whole genome shotgun sequence genome, the window GGCATTTGCGTCTTTCCGACCACAGAAGAAGCAGCATTGGTGACGGAATTGAGAAATCCAGAACTATTACTCTTGATCCTACCAACTACGGAAAGGGTAAGAGGAGCTGGAGGTGGTAAAGGTTGCTCATCTATGACGACGAATGACGGGGTTGACCACCATGGAAGAGATCGAACGGGATTGACTGATCGACTCTGGAATCCATGATTCCGATAGCTAGTGTCACCACCAAAGGGTGATAGAGCAAAAACATGACATGTACCCTTGGATGAAACAATAGAAATCCACTGACAGTAGCGACTAAAGCTTATGTCTTGGATAACCTGTCAAACAAATAAAATGAAGCATCAAGTCAGCAAATGAGTGCCACCAAGGGCATGTCTTATACTAAAAAATTATAGAGGTGGCAAAACGGGTTTTCTTAAATTAATGTGAGGTTGGGTTGACCAGTAAATGTTTTTTGTCCAATTTTATAAATATTGTTAGACATGATTACAAAAGCTAAATTATTATAACAAAAACTTAAGGGGCATTTGGTTTGCAGAATGTTTTTGGATAGAATGAATTCTATCAAAGGAATTGAAATATGAAGGAATTGTAATCTGTTATGTATTTGGTTGGCGGGAAATGGAATGGAATTCAATAGCAAGAACTGAATAAATTTTAAATTCgctaataattaattttttactttttttttatttcaatacAAATAATGAGGGTATTTGGTCTATTAATAGAAAAGAGAGAATTGAATTGAATTCtgtcaaatgtggaatttgacaGAATTAAATTCCATCCAGTTGACAACCAAACACACCATAGAATGGAATCTCAAATTCCAATTCCATCAATTCCACCAGAACCCACAAACCAAATACGCCCCGAATTGAAAAAAGAGATTGATGAGGTTGTATGCTTGTGGTCGCACTTCGGGTCGCACTTCGGGTGACCCCATTCCCTTTTCATTTTACCCATTTATAGGTAAATGAGTCGAAATTGCCACCTCTACATAAAGAAATAGAAAAAGAATTGTGTACTAACAGCTGATGTTATGCCACGATGCAGTTTGTAAAGAAGCACATGAGAGGAACTCCAGTCATGGGTTTGATTGCTAGAACCACCTCGAGTACAAGGCATGATTCGGAAGATATTTACATTATTGCCATGTATTGAGGCTGTAACTAGAAGGGTTCCACTTGGATCAAAGCATAATGCAGACAGTGGACTGGAATGAGCTCTAAACTGTGATATAACAGCTTCTGAAATAACATCCTTCACGATGACCTGCAGAAAATATATAATTAGTGAATCTCTCATCCACAAGGGAAAGATCAATTAAATCCTTGCTAAAAAAAGCCAGTAGAACTGACCATTCCCGCATTATCTACTTCTGAAGAAGCATTCATGACTTTCCAGCCTGGATTTGATGTCATAGGAGAACCAGGACGATCTTGGAGCATCTCTGGATAGTATTTAGAGAAGGTTTTATAGCCTTTGTCACCGAGGGTGATAATTCCAGCAGCCAATTGTTTGCTTGATTCCATTGCATAACGAGCCACCAATGAACCATTGCTTGGTGAGGTGGATGGGCTAATACCAGGAGTAAGGTTCTTCGGGCTTAAGTGACCTGTGTTTGATACAAGCAGTTTGTTTGAAGCATAAGCTAACCACCGTGGACCCACAGCCAATGGACCATACCCAATGTTAACCCCAACTCCAACCATTCCTTGTCCTCCAAATTGAGGAACTGGATAGGTTGGAACAGTGAACTTATTCTCAAGTGTGACTGCATCTATACAGTGTATCTCTTTTTCAAGACCCACAGCTACTATCAGAGGACTACATCTGACCATAAAAACAGTTGACCTGAACCTGAGAACCTTCACGTAACAGTTGGACTGAAGGGAATAAAACCGCACTGCAGTAGAACCCACAGAGGTTCCTGACTGATGATGAGACACAACTGAACCATCCCTGCCAGGTGGACTCAAATAGCTTCGGTTTTGACCCATGGAGGGTGTGGGCCTGGTGGCTTCATCACCTGCAACCACTATTAGCAACGGATGTAATGGTAGGAACTTCTCATTGCCATCAGGGTTTGCAGGAATATGCAGCAACTGTAGGAAAGTGACAGGGCCATCACGCTTTGAAACAAGCTCAGTAAAATCAGATGCATCCTCCACATCAATCACTTGAAAACCAGTCTGATAACCAAGCAATAGAACATGTCTGAAGGAAGTGGAGCCAACTTCTAATCTGTCGAAGCCAGCCCATGTTACCTGGTTACcatcaaaaaaaatttaagataGGGGTTCTTGAAGAATGTGGCAGTAGAAATATTTGAGAATAAAAAGGAGAACCAAAAATAATCAGCAGACAggtaattaacatatgataatacCACCCATGATCAATAACTCCATTTATCTTTGTATCATGCATTTATGAATTCTTATACCTACAAACATATATTATCCAAATTCCAAGACATACTAGATCATTTATGGTGCCTTATTATGCACCAACACATGACATGAATTATAAGTTTTCATATCTGCTCATGACTGCAGAGAGTTGTAATTAACAAACATAATGATAATCATTTAATCTGATCCAGTATACTTACTTCAATAATACAAGTGTACAACCAAAAAGGAATCATATATCAACAATCACGATGTACAAGTCCATTTATCTTCGCATCATGCATTCATGGAATTATGTACTTATAAAAGTTGAAGACATAGTAGCACAATCCATTGTCCTATTAAGCACAAATAACGTCATATGAACTTTTTTAAGTTCTCAAATCAGCCGATGAATCATAATTACACAATATTGTAATAAACAAACATGACAATTGCTAAGAGCTATTTCGCTGGATCTTATCCAGCATACTTACTTTAGTCATACAACCAAAGATACTCAGCAGATACTTAGCGGACATAGAAGGAATCAAGGAATTTTTTCATATTGTCATACATCAGCTCCCATGGTGCATATTTCTATTTAGCTTTGCATCTTACATTCATGGATTAATAttacttataaacaaatattgtcCAGACTCCAATAGCCTTCCACCCCTATTATGCTTGAACAACATCACATGGACTTGTAAATTAACAAATTAGCTCATGATTGCACAGATTTGTAATTAACAAACACGCCGATGCTAAGAGGTATTCCAGTTGATATCATCCAGCGTGATTATTCTAATCGTACAGCCAAAAATACTCAACAGACAATTAATTAACATATATAGTAAAAAGTATATAACGTCGATCAGAAAAACAAACACCTGATCTCTCTGATCGTCTCCGGAAGCTGCAATCGAAGCCGCGACGGAAGCACCGGCGGAACGAACGACGGTGCTAGCATTAGTAGACACAGTCTTAATACAAGAAGATATAATCTTCAAAGAATTAGGCAACAATCCGGTATTCTTTCCTTTGCCTTTCTTCATCCCTCACCTGAACCTCTCCCAACCACCACCGACTCAGCAGTGAAAAAAATTCCGTCACCGTCCTCCACCGCCACCACCGCCGTAGCTGACGCCTCTAGCCTATCAACTATGATCATCCGAGAGCGTAATCGAATTGATTTTTGTGTCGTGGAAGTAATCGCAAGTGTGTTCTTGGTTTAGGTTTGACTTGAAGATTTGATTGAAGATTTCCCAAAATTTTGTGTTCCTCAAAAGCCTCCTGTTGTTGAGTTGATTTCTCCCAAGGTCAGATTACTTCCATTTTAAATAGGTGAACGAGTGAATCTACCCACAAATATTATTTGCTCGTAAAAAAATACACAAAAGATTACGACATTTAAAATTCTCTAAAAAAAGCTATAAGTTTTAACATTTGGGGTGTTTGaaattgtttatttatatttttttcaataaaaatatttattagcTTGTTGGATGTTAAAATGGAGTTTTGAAAAGATATTTGGTTTAATTTGTTCGGTAGCAAAACGTTAAAAGTTGATATACTGGTATTTGACAAATGATGTTTATATGTGTAATTAGGAGATGATTTATCAAAAACtctttaaataaatcaataagtAAAGAATCATGGGTGTTTGGTGAAAATATGAGTTTTGTAAATCATATCATTTTACATGAACCTTTTAAATTTCATCTAAATCCAAAACTAAAAATTATTGTGTGAAAATTTGTAATGATGTCATTAAGTTTTCATTCTTGCTAAACTAAATTGATCGTCATCATAACTTGTTAGTTTTATTAACACGTGacatatgaatattaaatgatacattttaattatattgtatattcataagtaaatattacatggtatattttgtttatattttatactCATATGTAAATATTATGTTTATATTGTATATTGTATATTATATATGATATATTTTACTTTATATAGTATATTAACTTGTAAATATATTCACATGTGATGATTACATTGTATATCCTCCTTATTTTGtacattcacatatgaatatagaTTTTATATATTATATGGTATATTTATGTGTGAATAATGCATGGTACATTCATATGTAGGTgtaatttttataagtttttcacatgtaaataacataTAACCAAACATCTTAGTTTTGTACCCTCGATAAACATATATTGAATCATGTGTAATGGTATATTCGCATGTGAATATCACATGATATATTCATATGCAGTAATTATATTGTATATTCACATATTAGTATTACTTGGTGTATTTATATGTGATAATTATATcttatatttatatgtgaatattacatgatatattcatatttgcatgctacatgatataatcatatatgaatattacatcATATGGTAAATTTACATGTGAATAATATATGAcatatttagtttatgcatttcatcaaacagttggaatgCACACAAGTTAACTTATATATTTATGATAAAAACATTCACAAATAGACTATTTAAACTCCACATATCAATAGATCAACATATAATTCCATGAAAAGCGTATCAATATAATTTTTAGACAAAACCTCATAAACGGTCCCACATGGTTTTTCGAATTCTGGGATATAGTCCCTAAGTTTAAAAAAACTCATAGATGGCtcttgtggtttcaaaacttttaacaagtagtctctgtggtttcaaaacttttaacaaacagTCTCTCACCCAAAAAGACTTATTTaccctttttaatttattttatgttttttaattaaaaccattTAGAAAAGAAATAATTAACCTGGACCCACATCTATCTCTTTCACACACATacactctttctctttctctctctctctctctctccctcaaaACATACTCTATAAAGACACATACTACCCACAAATGTTATCTTCTTTCCTCCACCACCTCTTCTAACCACTTGTCGTTTTCAACTCTTCTATTTGTGAACCATACAAGGAGTCCAAACGTCACCCAAACAATGAAGGAGGTTTGAAAAGATATAAACCTCTCCATCATCAACCACCTTGCCGATGACACCAAAGGTTACTGTCGCTACCACTGAGGTGTATGATGCGTGTAACACTTGAAATGGGTATGGTTCCTTTTAGCCCTTGTAATTAAGATTATTGCATTTCGGCCCAAGTGGTTAGTAAGTGGGGTGTACCatagtgtacgcttagcgtactagctaagaagctagtacgtggggcgtaccatagggtacgcttagcatactattTGAGAagctagtacgtggggcgtaccataGGGTACGCTTATCATACTATTTGAGAagctagtacgtggggcgtaccatatgtgtacgcttagcgtactaatgGGAAGGTTCATCACGGGTTCGAGCCCCGTACGTTAGGCGTACGAGGGTTACGATGGGCGTGCGAGAgggttaatgaaaccctaattttgtggtGTTGCACCCTAAATATTCACCTTAAGTCCCAAGAATCGGCCTCTTTATTAGCCTCCATTGTCCTAAAACCCTAATAGcatttttgagtgttcttgacctTTTGGGGTGTTTCCTTGGTTAAATGGTGCCTTTGGTAGAAGAAGGAGTTTGTGAAGAAGCTTTGTTGGagcttgagcttgtagatccagagattaGGCACCTTTCTCAGTTGCAAGAAGGtgtaaagtctcaaccttgatatttatatgcttagatctcttcatgttaTGGTTATATGCTTCTTTGTCCCTTTTTGGTTGGTCTTGATGATTTAAGGCTGTTTTAGAAGCTAAATCTTGTAGATCTGGATGTTTGGAGAGTTCTTTAAGCTTAAAGGTACaaactttatggtgtttatgatctcatgcatgtattaagtcatttattaagctctttttAGCTATAAGagcctcattaagccatgcatgcacgtaaagtttggcatccctaatttcacggtcattttaaaaattttatttatgcttatttaaaaatcagagtatccattttaaagaataatattacggaatttgttcacataaaaacatgataaatatgttatcaaagcatttctgacgaaatgtattttaattatattaaaacgttgggatgtcatcgtcaatacagaaacataagcataaacagatcttacattcatttacattaATGAATTAAatatcctttaatctctcagtgtaatgtatcttcgcattgatacctgtgatacaaataggctgagtgggtcaggttaggaaacttggtgagtacataagttttcaacccataataggctgcctcatgtttagattcggctgatccatgaggtacctcaaactcttgtggtctgtgtagatggtacaacggaccccatagaggtaatgacgccaaatcttgagggcgaacacaacaaccctcagctccaaatcatgcgtcgggtagttcgcctcgtgaggcttcagctgcctcgaagcgtaggcgatgacatgccctctctgcatcagtaccgcgcccaaacctgaaatggacgcgtcgcgGTACACaaaaaaatcctccatgccctctggcagggctaagattggcgcttcgcacaatctctgtctcaatgaCTCGagtgcagcctgctgctcaggcccccaacaaaaaaCCACGACTTTCCTCGTTAGCCTAGTTAGGGGTACGACTAttttggagaaatcttggatgaatctccgatagtagctggctaatcctaggaaactacgaatctcagatggagacctcggaacctcacatctcatcacgacctctactttggccgggtccaccgatatcccgttctggttgacaagatgccctagaaactgcacctcgcgcaaccagaactcacacttggagaacttagcatacaagttctcccttctcaaagtctccagaacctctcgcagatgctcctcgtgctcctcctgcgtcttggagtaaaccaagatatcatcaataaacactatcacagaccagTCTAACAtcagtctacacacgcggttcctgaggtccatgaacgtggcaggagcattggtgagcctgaaggacatcaccataaactcgtagtggccatagtaCGTCCCGAACgtagtcttctacacatcctcctctctgaccctcatctgaagATATCCtaaacgcagatcaatcttggagaactaagatgCTCCCTATatctggtcaaagaggtcatcaatcctcaagattgggtaacggttcttcaccgttaccttgttcagctcccgataatctatacacatccgatgcgacccatcctttttcttcacaaacataattggagctccccagggagaactactcggtctaatgaatcccttatctaacagctcctgcaggtgtgtagacaacttctgcatctcaggaagagccaactgatacggtcccttggctatcggagctgcaccagggactaggtcgatcctgaactccacttgttgcttcggaggtatcccaggaagctcctctgggaacacatccgcgtagtctcgcaccaccggaacgtCGCTCACCGtctccttacccgcctcccgtgtatccatgacataagcgacatatcttgcgcaaccctgctgaaggtaacgcctcgCCCTTGCTGCCGAACATAAAGTTGGCCCTTGTTGTGGCCTTTCGCCctaaatcactaactctccccctcctggggtcctgactcgcaccaactggtgtgcgcaatctatcactgccccattggggctcaaccaatccatgcctataatcaccgtgttccctctcaacggaataggaaccaggtctaccaggtaacactcctTGAATAATCTCAAAACACAATATCGGAAGACCTCGAATGCTCGCACTGGCCGGTCGTCCGCAATATCGACCTCTAGAGggtaatccaacatgcccgaagactcaggaaacttcttgctaagctcaagagagacaaatgatcggttagcacccaaatcaaacaatacctgaaccgggataccgttcacatggaacgatcctaaacagagcacatacataacatatcaagaTCACAACATCATatcataaaagcataaacaagaagtCATACCCGTCACTACATCGGGTGCagcacgtgcctcctcggtagtcaactggaaagctcgactcctcaccactggagcctcagcCTTGGTCTGTCGGCCATCAGTAATCTGCATGGTCGCTGGAGCTGACGCCTTCACTGGcgttgctgctgtcaactgggggcagttggccttcttgtggcccctctggttgcagtggaaactcagcaactcagacgtctgaataaccggtgcaggggcagtacaatccctgctaaagtgccccgtcttgccgcacttgtagcaatcCGACGATCCCAACCTACACGCCCtctcatgtggcctgccgcatttcctgcagcgtcctAGTACTGACTGGCCCTTCGGCCTACCATATGAtcctttgggcttcttccccgaagccccagtcgtcTGCCCCTCCTTtaccttcctcttccggacatgctccagatcgatctccctctcccttgccctggcaatcatggaatccagggtagagCAAGCTGAGAAACTAACATGCTCCTGATTGTCAGCTcgcagcatgtcatggtagcgggtcctcctcgtatcctcatctcccgcatactagggcaccagcaatgccctctcccagaacttggcaatgatctccgccacagtctccgtagtctttctcatatccaaaaactccctggctaactgttggaGCTCCACTGCAGGTGTGAACTCTGCTCTGAACCGGGTCACAAAGTCCggccaggtcatagcctcaacaaccaaggctcccaatgagtcaccaacagactcccaccagtcgctagctctgtctctcaaacaccttgctgcatatctcaccttcgacccctcggggcaaaaGTTGGTCAATTGCGctgactcaatgtccgcaatccatcgtctggcagcaatggggtcctttgccccatggaaatctggcgcaccactgcccctgaagtccttaaaggacagtgtgcgcgatCCTGATTGGCTggtcgccatgtcactcctgaacgccctaaggcgatcctccatcagctcaacaatcccttccttgatcaaccCAAAGATGATtggggtcgcatcaaggatgcctctagtgatctctgacgcgagacgcgatgaactcgcgtagcctctcatccacttcggagcctgaacccgaacccgatccctcttcTAAGCTGCCCACTGTTGGGCtcggacgtagtaccaccattctgcaatacatcatgaCAACCATCAGTGATACTGGtacatctagagggatcacaCCCATCACAAGTTCCTTGGTCTTGCCTCAACCTTCCttaattcgagtacggatcctctgctttcagtagtacgggtcatattaccttccacatttatctgtactttcctcaaggactgccttaACCCTACCAAGTCCCtttactgatctctgctactctcatcctaggcttaccctagggaacctatgactccacccaaaccggtcctcaaCTGCTAAAGGCTTCCTTGTGATGCAAATTatccaccacctgaataccatcacatgtgacggggctcagataatccttcaagtaaaagactcatccctacaacagttagactcgaacaagagctgcgcaatagggccaaattcaatactctgagattattcaatcctAATCACATATGACGCGACGTACTCACCTAATGCTTAACTCCCATCATTCAGAGCCCTACaatcacgaagcaagcaacattcagacacaggaaactactcaagcaacttTATTCTCCTAACGACATACTGTACCAGCATATAATGctgagctcatactaccaggcataacctaaacaggctatcctattattgtctactcaatactagcatgcaattctcataagatgaagcacataaagcaggcacataaggaatcattcctagatccttagtcctattctagtaTGTTGTTCTAccgaaactgataaacataatataaacttgtatgggtactttggggaatacttacttgagctcggctggtcgcgcacatcacacactttgttctttcccaaaactcttttatcttagcttttaggaaaccatttttcttgtaaaaaaatcttttaatccctcgatttgagtccagacactcccacgggtgtgtccgaatccctcaaaccagggctctggtaccaacttgtaacgacctaattttcaagttcaaaattttcattttaattagctgactcataaaaacattcataagaaaatactgtgaaatcacatcatctcataaaacaatgtatcatgcCTGAAAACCCAATTCATAAAATTAGGAATatgtcagagtataatcccagaatatccatagtgcggaaaacaaagagtgtgtgtatgatgtgccgttaccgcgccagctccttccccttcgctgaagaggtacctgaaaccaaaattgtaaactgtaagcacgaagcttagtgagttcccccattgtaccacataccatacaatcacatagcatacatactgccaagAAATTCTAGGAtacccgacctacccggtacgactaTTCTGGGGTGCagacctacccgtacggccattctggggtgtcgacctacctgtgtcaagccattctggggtgttgacctagccgtcagtcctaacaaccaaccctcggggactattccacccttactactactatcacatatatcataacataaacatattgtcaaacatatctggggtgtccgaactacccttcggttctaacaaccgaacttggggactattcccctcctactaccactataacatataacatatcatgctagcatataaacatgtCATCACATACTGTTAGACATATCTGGGGTTTCTGACCTACCCTTCAgttctaacaaccgaactctactactatcacatataacgtatcatgccagcatataacatatcaggtagtagtaaacctagatgatatcacaaatacaatcatctaacatacaactcctactggtgggctgacattgtggccgtagacccaccgctactggaaggtaactcacctcgaacgagtagctgctgataatctgtgcgggaaacctctgtctgctgctactccggaaatcctccggctataatccccacaaaaaaCTCATTCAGAAATTGATATCTactcttggggtaaaatgactactttacccccaatcaagtccaagtcaaagtcaactgccagttgacccgactccccgagttgggtcgtcaactcgttgagtccctaaccctttacccgtccttatccacaactcgactcgtcgagtttggcaacgactcgacgagttcctcctctatatgaacatcgaatgaaccttcatccgactcgccgagttgtatgagcaactcgtcgagttcaccttcatctgatgaacaagttctgacattgactcgccgagttgtatgaacaactcgtcgagttcatcttcaaccataaggagattgccttggactcgccaagtctgttctagcactcgtcgagtcccatgcaCTCCAGGTCTAAGGCTAAATCCAATACATTGGGTCACTCCTTCGGACcttctacaacccttctaacacccaactgtgttcttttgaccctcaacatatatgggactttatgccttggactcgtcgagtcccaggagcggactcaccgagtcgataacgtccacaccctaaatcctcgatttttgatgtacaacctttgaccaaaagatagatccaagcccctaagctcgatctagcacataaagtttcgaagtttacgtgcatgcatgggacttttgagcctaaaaggctctaaaatggatcttatgttgcatgggaccttccttgggtgcaaaagcaacccaaatctgccgtgtgactcctcccacgacttagatccgaagtcttgaccccctaccatgtttgcaatcatggttggctaCTTAATATGGCTTAACAACCCTAAAttttccccaaaaagggatctaacaaacaagcaaGCAATCAAGGTACatactttatacctttcaaagactgTAAATAATGACCccaactcgaatccttcagtctcctcttgatccttctatgctcttccttcttccttgaggtcaaaacccacaaaaatcactcaaaagccttagatcttgcagcaaaacacttagggtttgctatggagggtTAATGGGAGCAATAGGGACAAGTGGTGGCTaaaagagatgattaaatagggtgcaaccctcagattagggtttttgtccagtcagagcctactcgtcgagtccgggacccgactcgacgagtccatcacttaaatcccgcgtcccatcccgcttctactcggcaagttggtccttcaactcgccgattcccaggccaaaaatgcaaaatacttaaataaaatacataccaagaaccaggtgctacaaaaagGGTccgcattggtgccttagaccccgttgatatagtgagaagaactcacctcacaagtagctcgaaGTGATAAAGTTAAACTCCACCAAATGCAGGTCCAAGTcaaacacctacatccaccaatgattcacttctataaattcccaaattaccaaaatacccccagaagtcaaactggtcaacccttggtacaagtcaaagtcaacggtcaaaggcTACAGTCggtgttgacccgactcgtcgagtgcaccgagcaactcgttgagttccttaaGAACTCAGAAATAACCAAAACCctgattgactcgccgagtttccaaccaactcgttgagtccttgcGTGTCCAGATGTCAtggaaaaccctagctgactcgtcaagttctcttactgactcgttgagtccatgcagAATCAAATATgggcaatcttcatccgactcgccgagtcgactatgcgactcgtcgagtttatacaGTCCATTTCTTATCTAGATGTTTTTAAGCCGCCCCAAAGCTCCATGTTGTAGATCCATCTTCCTAAGGTACaaattccacgtaaagttgcaaactttacgtgcatgcaaggtcttaaagGCTTAGAACACTAAAACCAAGTCTAGAATGAGGTTTAGGGCATGGTGAGGGGTTCATACGAGATAAAGTTGATAGCTTTATGAGTTTGAGACCtggaggagtccagatctgaagttgtaacttcagatcatGGCTAATACTCGAAATGACTCCCAAATATACTAAAGATGGCCCTAAACCTAAgcatgaagagatctagctaaAGATAagccaaggtaacgacttgttacatTCACaatgatgccaagatgaagtagagtcaGATCCATAAGCTCCTCTTTGATCCAATCTCCTTATA encodes:
- the LOC111886430 gene encoding autophagy-related protein 18g, which encodes MKKGKGKNTGLLPNSLKIISSCIKTVSTNASTVVRSAGASVAASIAASGDDQRDQVTWAGFDRLEVGSTSFRHVLLLGYQTGFQVIDVEDASDFTELVSKRDGPVTFLQLLHIPANPDGNEKFLPLHPLLIVVAGDEATRPTPSMGQNRSYLSPPGRDGSVVSHHQSGTSVGSTAVRFYSLQSNCYVKVLRFRSTVFMVRCSPLIVAVGLEKEIHCIDAVTLENKFTVPTYPVPQFGGQGMVGVGVNIGYGPLAVGPRWLAYASNKLLVSNTGHLSPKNLTPGISPSTSPSNGSLVARYAMESSKQLAAGIITLGDKGYKTFSKYYPEMLQDRPGSPMTSNPGWKVMNASSEVDNAGMVIVKDVISEAVISQFRAHSSPLSALCFDPSGTLLVTASIHGNNVNIFRIMPCTRGGSSNQTHDWSSSHVLLYKLHRGITSAVIQDISFSRYCQWISIVSSKGTCHVFALSPFGGDTSYRNHGFQSRSVNPVRSLPWWSTPSFVVIDEQPLPPPAPLTLSVVGRIKSNSSGFLNSVTNAASSVVGKTQMPSGAVASVFHNSMAYRNHDVSKNSNSLESLLIYTPSGYAIQYELLPSMGTQIDVGSRTQYQLGQDEESGVIFESRQWWQVCRRLDSPEREECISVTGQGSKTSFYNSRGNVSMGGQNLVKSDAVKRNDRAHWFLSNAEVQINSGRLPVWQNTKVHFYAMRCVNVEGFGGGEAQIENIPCYEVDIRRKDLLPVLEHFNTIKAGWDDRVYSAQKNPSLESGEDREKASDESVICLSKPASVSSTESSDGGSSRRIENLLDLDPVNNGNRPFLTSNHFDIKEVASVSPVQKEAVDFQEGYCKVVEPGGCSKLTAPIIGYGQTDGDGRVTSENEGEEDELLGGMFDLSEEG